Proteins co-encoded in one Ictalurus punctatus breed USDA103 chromosome 18, Coco_2.0, whole genome shotgun sequence genomic window:
- the tpgs2 gene encoding tubulin polyglutamylase complex subunit 2 isoform X2, whose product MRCVYKNKHRQVGMEDAVDEKTLFKGFSERLTLGITRVLESLPSVSDVLFVEREPAEKRCILSWEQKNNCILPEDLKDFYFTTDGFTLTWSSKLENKPVPVGCMVINSIAKLRLLVQSNIYSLPSAPTLADLDFKDELEVSEEREEPHFDSRSRIFELDPCGGNGRVCLVYKGCTPDALAEQSEIWFLDRSLYWHFLTSSFTAYYRLMITHLGLPEWQYAFTPYGPSPQAKGLPSRYTW is encoded by the exons ATGCGGTgtgtttataaaaacaaacacaggcaGGTTGGAATGGAGGATGCGGTGGATGAAAAGACACTCTTCAAGGGGTTTTCGGAAAGACTTACCCTCGGAATAACCCGAGTTTTAG AAAGTCTTCCCAGTGTGTCAGATGTGCTGTTTGTTGAGAGAGAGCCTGCAGAGAAGCGATGCATCCTGTCATGGGAGCAg AAAAACAACTGCATTTTGCCGGAGGACCTGAAAGACTTCTACTTCACCACAGATGGCTTCACTCTAACCTGGAGCTCCAAGCTGGAAA ATAAACCGGTCCCTGTTGGCTGCATGGTGATCAACAGTATAGCGAAGCTTCGTCTGCTGGTGCAGTCCAACATTTACTCCCTCCCTAGCGCACCCACGTTAGCTGACCTTGACTTCAAGGATGAATTAGAAG TATCAGAGGAACGAGAAGAGCCTCACTTTGACTCCCGTAGCCGAATCTTTGAGCTTGACCCCTGCGGTGGAAACGGCAGGGTCTGCCTTGTTTACAAAGGCTGCACTCCAG ACGCCCTGGCTGAACAGAGTGAAATATGGTTCCTGGACCGGTCTCTATACTGGCACTTTCTCACTTCCTCCTTCACGGCATACTACAGGCTCATGATCACGCATTTAGGGCTGCCGGAGTGGCAGTACGCCTTTACCCCATACGGGCCCAGTCCACAAGCCAAG